The segment CCTTAGTTATCAATTGGATAATCATTGGCACCCATCGGCGGCGACACGACGTCGCCGATGTGGTGCGTTTTTTGCATTTGAACCGCATCAATTGCAATGAGATAAATCCATGGATAACGTTGTTGAACCCACCAAGATTCCCCACTCCCGTATCGAAGATGCCCTGGCGATAGTGCTTGGCACGCTGATGGTTTCTTTCGGCGTGATCATGCTGAAGCAAGCGGGAGCGTTGACCGGCAGTTCCGCCGGTATTGCCTTCTTAATTAGCTATCTGACGCCACTTTCCTTCGGCAGCGCCTTTTTCCTGATTAACCTGCCATTTTACTGGCTGGCGGTGCGTCGTATGGGCTGGGAATTTACCCTGAAAACATTCTGCGCCGTGGGCCTGGTGTCACTGTTTACCCACCTGCACCCGTTGTTCATCCATTTTTCCTCATTAAATCCGTTTTATGCGACATTGTTCGGTAACGTGGTAATGGGGATTGGGTTTATAGTGTTGTTTCGTCACAAAGCCAGTCTGGGCGGCGTCAATATTCTGGCGCTCTGGTTGCAGGACCGCATCGGCCTGCGCGCTGGAAAACTGCAAATGGCGGTCGATACCTGCGTGGTGTTGGCTTCGTTGTTTGTCGTATCCGTACCCATGCTGCTTGCCTCGATAGCGGGCGCGGTGATCCTGAATCTGATCATCGCCATGAATCACCGCCCAGGCCGTTACAGGGTTTGACGATGCATCGTTACCTGACTTTTTTGACCAATCATGGAGATCTGCACCGTGTTTCAAAACGTTGATGCCTATGCCGGCGATCCGATTCTGTCGCTGATGGAAACCTTCAAACAGGACCAGCGCGCGAATAAAGTGAATCTGAGCATCGGCCTCTATTACAACGAGCAGGGCATCATTCCTCAGCTGCAGGCGGTTGCCGCAGCGGAAGAGCGCCTGCAAGCGGCACCGCATCAGGCTTCGCTTTATCTGCCGATGGAAGGTTTTGGTCCTTACCGTAACGCCATCGCACCATTGCTGTTCGGTCGCGAGCACCCGATGCTGAAGGCGGGCCGCATTGCCTCCATCCAGACGCTGGGTGGGTCAGGTGCGCTGAAAGTCGGTGCGGATTTCCTCAAACGTTACTTCCCGAACTCCAACGTCTGGGTTAGCGATCCTACCTGGGAAAACCACATTGCGATCTTCAACGGTGCCGGTTTTGAAGTCAGCACTTACCCGTGGTACGACGCAGAAACCAACGGCGTGAAATTCGATGCCTTTATCGCTGCGCTGAAAACCCTGCCGAAGCAAAGCATCGTGCTGCTGCATCCGTGCTGCCATAACCCAACCGGTGCGGATTTGACTGACGCACAGTGGGATCAGACCGTTGAGGTGCTGAAAGCACAGGAACTGATCCCGTTCCTCGATATCGCTTATCAGGGGTTTGGCGCCGGTATGAACGAAGACGCCTATGCGATTCGTGCCGTGGCGGCTGCGGGTCTGCCAGCGCTGGTCAGCAACTCGTTTTCCAAAATCTTCTCACTGTATGGTGAGCGCGTCGGTGGACTCTCTATCGTTTGCGATAGCGCAGAAGAAGCAGGCCGTGTGCTGGGTCAGTTGAAAGCAACGGTGCGCCGTAACTACTCCAGCCCGCCGAACTTCGGTGCTCAGGTGGTTTCCTGTGTTCTGAACGATGAAGCGCTGCTGAACAACTGGTTGGCGGAAGTAGAAGCGATGCGTCTGCGTATTATCGAAATGCGTCAGGCACTGGTTGCGGTACTGCGTGAGAAGCTGCCGGGCCAGAACTTCGATTATCTGCTGAAACAGCGTGGCATGTTCAGCTACACCGGGCTGAGTGCGCAGCAGGTCGATCGTCTGCGTGACGAGTTCGGTGTCTACCTGATTGCCAGCGGTCGTATGTGTGTGGCAGGACTTAATAGCCGCAACGTACATCAGGTAGCTGAAGCCTTTGCTGCGGTGATGTAATCCATGATGAAGCCGCCAGCTTGATGCTGGCGGTTTTTTTTCGTCCAATTTCAGGCCGTTTTTTCCTTTACCTTTCGCCGTCATGCTGCACACTTAAACGGTGTGTTTAATTCAGGATTCAGGCATGTGGCACCAACAAACCTTAACGCTTAGCGCCAAACCACGCGGTTTTCACCTGGTCACCGACGAGATCGTCGGACAGCTACGCGCCCTGTCGGATGTGCGTATTGGTCAGCTGCATTTGTTGCTACAGCACACCTCCGCCTCACTGACCCTCAATGAAAATTGCGATCCCACGGTACGCAGCGACATGGAGCAACATTTTCTGCGTCATGTGCCAGAAAATGCCCCTTATCAACACGATTATGAAGGTGCAGATGATATGCCCGCGCACATTAAGTCATCGCTACTCGGCGTATCCTTGTTGTTACCGATTAGCCGTGGGCGGCTGATGCTGGGGACGTGGCAGGGGATCTGGCTCGGTGAACATCGGGTTCACGGCGGTGCGCGGCGCATTGTCGCCACCTTACAAGGGGAGTAAATATGAACACTTCGGATTTACTGACATATTGCATGAGCAAGCCGGGCGCAGAGCAGAGTGTGCACAGTGACTGGAAAGCCACGCAGATCAAAAGCGAGGGGATTTTATTTGCGATGGTGCATGAGGTAAAAGGGCGTCCGGCGGTTTCGTTGAAAGCCACCCCGGCACTGGCCGATTTATTGCGTGAAGAACATAGTGATGTGTTTCCCAGCGAGCATCTGAACAAGTCCCACTGGAGCACCCTGTGGCTGGACGGTTCGCTGAAAGATTCGCAGATTTACTACCTGGTGGATGCTTCCTGGCAACAGGCTGACGCCACACGCGCGGCGGGCGTCAGCCATGATGAGGATTAAGCGACAGCTTCCTCACGCAGGGTGTTGATATCAATTACAAAACGGTATTTCACGTCGCTTTTCAGCATACGCTCATAGGCTTCGTTGATTTGGTTCATGGCGATCAGTTCGATATCGGAAGTGATACCGTGCTTGCCGCAGAAATCCAGCATTTCCTGGGTTTCAGCGATACCGCCAATCAGCGAGCCAGCGATGCTGCGACGTTTGAAGATCAGGTTAAACACCTGCGGTGCCGGGTGATCGTGCTCCGGTGCGCCCACCAGCGTCATGTTGCCATCGCGCTTCAGCAGGGCAATAAACGGGTTGAGATCGTGCTGCGCCGCCACGGTGTTCAGGATGAAGTCAAAGCTGTTGAGGTGCTGGGCCATCTGATCCGCGTCCTTCGAGATCACCACTTCGTCAGCGCCAAGGCGTTTGCCGTCTTCAATTTTTGACGGTGACGTGGTGAACAGCACCACATGTGCGCCCATAGCATGCGCCAGCTTCACACCCATATGACCGAGACCACCAAGGCCGACGATACCGACTTTCTGGCCCGGACCCACGTTCCAGTGACGCAGCGGTGAGTAGGTGGTGATACCGGCACACAGCAGCGGTGCAACACCTGCCAGGTCGAGGTTTTCCGGTACACGCAGCACAAAGCTTTCATCCACAACCATGCTGGTGGAGTAGCCGCCATAGGTGATGGCTTTGGTTTCGCGATCTTCACCGTTGTAGGTGCCAACAAAACCGTTTTCACAGTACTGCTCCAGACCTTCCTGGCAGCTCGGACAGCTACGGCAGGAGTCGACCATACAGCCCACGCCGACCAGATCACCCACTTTGTATTTATGAGTGTGTGCGCCTACCGCCGTCACGCGGCCAACGATTTCATGGCCTGGTACGACCGGGAAAATGGTGTTTTTCCATTCGTTACGCGCAGTATGAAGGTCAGAGTGGCAGACGCCGCAGTACAACACTTCAATCTGCACATCATGAGCGCGCAGCTCGCGAGGCTTATAGTCGAACGGAGCGAGTTTAGATTTCGCGTCCTGTGCGGCATAGGCATGCGTAATATTCATGGTGTCTCCAGTTAAGATGTGTCGTGAGTTTTTGCGGGGATCCTCTCCGTAAACGGAAGGGATAAAGGCGCTTGAGTACGCCAAAAAGGAACTGTGTAAGGATAGTCACCTGATGGGAAAGCGTATATGCCTGAAGATGTCTGATTCTTGCCTGTTTCTGCATTTCTCTGCGGAATCTGGCAGAAAGAATCAGGCCCGCAATCGCGGGCCTGAGAGAGAAATTACTTTTTTAACATTGGTTTAAGGAAGCGTGCCGTATGTGATTTTTCACATTCCGCCACGGTTTCTGGCGTACCTGCCACCAGGATTTCGCCGCCGCCGCTGCCGCCTTCGGGGCCGAGATCGACGATCCAGTCAGCCGTTTTGATCACGTCGAGGTTGTGCTCAATCACCACGATGGTATTGCCCTGATCGCGCAACTGATGCAGCACTTCCAGCAGTTGCTGGATATCAGCAAAGTGCAGGCCCGTAGTCGGCTCATCAAGGATGTACAACGTCTGGCCGGTACCGCGTTTCGACAGCTCACGCGCCAGCTTCACGCGCTGCGCTTCACCGCCGGACAGCGTGGTGGCAGACTGGCCGAGGCGGATATAGGACAAGCCCACGTCCATCAGGGTTTGCAGCTTACGCGC is part of the Pantoea phytobeneficialis genome and harbors:
- a CDS encoding amino acid aminotransferase — encoded protein: MFQNVDAYAGDPILSLMETFKQDQRANKVNLSIGLYYNEQGIIPQLQAVAAAEERLQAAPHQASLYLPMEGFGPYRNAIAPLLFGREHPMLKAGRIASIQTLGGSGALKVGADFLKRYFPNSNVWVSDPTWENHIAIFNGAGFEVSTYPWYDAETNGVKFDAFIAALKTLPKQSIVLLHPCCHNPTGADLTDAQWDQTVEVLKAQELIPFLDIAYQGFGAGMNEDAYAIRAVAAAGLPALVSNSFSKIFSLYGERVGGLSIVCDSAEEAGRVLGQLKATVRRNYSSPPNFGAQVVSCVLNDEALLNNWLAEVEAMRLRIIEMRQALVAVLREKLPGQNFDYLLKQRGMFSYTGLSAQQVDRLRDEFGVYLIASGRMCVAGLNSRNVHQVAEAFAAVM
- a CDS encoding NAD(P)-dependent alcohol dehydrogenase, coding for MNITHAYAAQDAKSKLAPFDYKPRELRAHDVQIEVLYCGVCHSDLHTARNEWKNTIFPVVPGHEIVGRVTAVGAHTHKYKVGDLVGVGCMVDSCRSCPSCQEGLEQYCENGFVGTYNGEDRETKAITYGGYSTSMVVDESFVLRVPENLDLAGVAPLLCAGITTYSPLRHWNVGPGQKVGIVGLGGLGHMGVKLAHAMGAHVVLFTTSPSKIEDGKRLGADEVVISKDADQMAQHLNSFDFILNTVAAQHDLNPFIALLKRDGNMTLVGAPEHDHPAPQVFNLIFKRRSIAGSLIGGIAETQEMLDFCGKHGITSDIELIAMNQINEAYERMLKSDVKYRFVIDINTLREEAVA
- a CDS encoding YitT family protein, with amino-acid sequence MDNVVEPTKIPHSRIEDALAIVLGTLMVSFGVIMLKQAGALTGSSAGIAFLISYLTPLSFGSAFFLINLPFYWLAVRRMGWEFTLKTFCAVGLVSLFTHLHPLFIHFSSLNPFYATLFGNVVMGIGFIVLFRHKASLGGVNILALWLQDRIGLRAGKLQMAVDTCVVLASLFVVSVPMLLASIAGAVILNLIIAMNHRPGRYRV
- a CDS encoding MmcQ/YjbR family DNA-binding protein, giving the protein MNTSDLLTYCMSKPGAEQSVHSDWKATQIKSEGILFAMVHEVKGRPAVSLKATPALADLLREEHSDVFPSEHLNKSHWSTLWLDGSLKDSQIYYLVDASWQQADATRAAGVSHDED
- a CDS encoding secondary thiamine-phosphate synthase enzyme YjbQ, translated to MWHQQTLTLSAKPRGFHLVTDEIVGQLRALSDVRIGQLHLLLQHTSASLTLNENCDPTVRSDMEQHFLRHVPENAPYQHDYEGADDMPAHIKSSLLGVSLLLPISRGRLMLGTWQGIWLGEHRVHGGARRIVATLQGE